In Solanum stenotomum isolate F172 unplaced genomic scaffold, ASM1918654v1 scaffold17598, whole genome shotgun sequence, the DNA window CTACCTCAACAACCTTCCATGGCTTCTTCCCTCGCTTGTTCATCTCGTTTTCTTCTCCATTACAGAAAGATCTCCGCCCTTGTATTTTTTATCCTAGTTGTTTGTTTGATAGTTGTTTTGAACACTTCGTTGCGAAAGGAAGGCGTGTTTCGATCAGATGTTCCCTCGAATCGACTTTACACAGTCGAAGTGGTCAATGAGTTCCCTCACGATCCCGATGCATTCACTCAGGTTTGTTTTTCTTTCGCTTCTATTGATTCCAGTTGATCCTCTAGATTTATGTTGAATTCTAGTGTCTCttgtatttaatttgtgtaatcAGAAAGAGGGATTAGAAATTTACTCGTTTTTGAGGAGAAAAGAAGTCCAATTTGGACTTCTAGTAGTGTAAGATTGAGCTAGAATATTGCTTAATTTTTtcaagtgaagaagaagaaacttaCTCAGTTCGCAGGGCATACCCCGGCTTACAATAGCGAAGATAAAGTTCTCTTATCAAACACATGTTGCAGGATCCGCTGGGTTTCTAATTCTAATTTCTCTAGGGATGTAATGAGAGCTAGTCTTTTGCTTAACAACAGTACAAGCATCTGGCATTTTCATCCTTCCAAATCGAAACAATGATCAGTTATTTGGCTGCATTTACAATAATAAACATCACCAACTAATAGAAAGTTTGAGCAAACCAACGATAAGAATAAACATCAAGACGGTATCTGATGACTGCAGTGGATATGTGCATTTGCCAGTTTAAGGTTGCATTTTAGATGAAGTATCTAGAAAAGATTTTTTGTCCATGGATTAGCTTGTGTTCATTCACCCTTGATGTTTCTGTTTCTGTTTCCTTAACACTTCTAAATGAAATGACTACAGGCGGAATATTTTCTCTAATGTGATTAGTCATTCCCTGACAACAGATGTGGAAATTGTTTTCCATGTACCTTGATCAACTATGAGCTTGGATTTATGTGTAACGCAGGTGAAACTGTTCAGTCTAATTACTTTAAACATGCTTAACATTTACCGCAAAAATCTAAATAAGCaaagataaaaattgatttttcttcagATCATCAGCTTTCAAATGGTAACATCTTAACTATTGTTGTAATATGATTAAAATCTGTGGATGGTGTGCTATTTGATATGAATGTTCTCTCCTCTCTTTGGTTGCTGTTGAGGTTTTAAGCTTCTTTGCTTGTTGATAAACCTGAATATTATGGGTTCACTACACTTATCCTACTTCATTCTATTTAGAAATCCCATAGTATGTGCAGTTATAGTATTAATCAGATGGTGCTTTTTCTCTTGGTAAGTTATTAGATACTAGTGTTTTTCCCATCTAATAATACTGAACATTTTTCTACAGGGACTACTGTATGCAGAAAATGACACCCTATTTGAGTCTACTGGGATGAATGGGGCTGTGAGTTTCCCTCTGGTTCTGTAGTTGACTCCAATTGATTTACCAGAATATTTTTTTGGGTTCATAACTGATGGTGCTTATAATATTTGATTACAGTCATCTGTTCGGAAAGTCACTCTGCAGACTGGCAAGGTAATTGCCTAGATGCTCGCAGTGAAATTGGCCGTGATGCTGAGTTGGTATATCATTGAGCCCTTTCTTTATGGCATTCGCAGGTTAAGGCTATTCAGAGAATGCCGTACTCTGATTTTGGGGAGGGCTTAACTCTTCTTGGTGATAGGTTTGTGATCTGAACTATAAGGTCTCATTCAGCTGATGATAGGTTTTTGCTTACCTTGATTCAGCAAGGGAAGAAATTCATGTGACATAAGCAATTTGTTCTCTTTCCAAAACAAAATAGTGGTTCCCATTAGTTATAAGTTATACAGCTTGTAAATGATGCTTCTCCGGGACATACTTTCCAGGAAAACAGGATGTTGACGAATATGTTGTTTTTGgctgattaaaaaaaagatgttTTTGTTGCCCACATGAATATAGGTCCTTTTAGGCTTCTGACTACTCTGATCTTTTATGACTTGATGATTATGTCCCTTTTTTTTGTGATAACTGTAGTCTTCTACCTTCCACCAACACAAGCATCTAGCGTCTCTGCTTTCTActgggatttttttttataatggtaACTGTTGCTTTCTGCTGGGATTGAACCTGTGACCTCATAGTTCTCAACTCACTTTGTTGACCTCTAGGCCACATCCTTGGATGCTTTTGCATGTTTATGTCTGCTAAATAAGTTGACAATCTCCTCAAATCTGAAGGACTTCTGAAACACCTTTGATTGGGAAAGTACTCACTATACTTCCTAATGGTGATTTAAATGGAATTAGAAAAAGAGTTTTGAGTTTTGACCCCTTTACTGCATGGTATATTCTCAAATTCAGTATTTCCGTGTACAATTGATTGTTGCTTTCTCTTTTTATGTGAAAAAGATGGTCCTATCATCTAATGTAGTAATCTTAATGTATTTCGCAGGTTGATTCAAGTAACTTGGCGGCAGAGTACTGGTTACATATATGATCGGCATAATCTCAGCAAAGTATGTAATACTTGTTCAGTGTTTTTTGCAATTTTGTGCTATTTATGTTAGTATCTTGCTTAGATGAATCCCAGTTTATCTGGTAATATTATGATGTTTATTGCAAATTTTCTAGTTTGAAAAAGGAGATTTTCCCGTGCCgatcattttattttgatcttGTTTGCTAAATCCCAACTTTTGACTCTGAAGTCAAGGCCAAAATGGTGAAAAACTTAAAAACGGTATCATGATGTCATTGACTACAAGAATGTGTTTCTGGAAACTTCTACTTTGGCTAAATAGTATGATATTGggaaaattatttatctttGGCTGCTCAGTTATGTTATACAGGTCTTCCTGTCAGTTGTGACCTTTTCTGAGTTGTCACTAGCAAAGCATTCCATTACAGTTTCTTTGACAACCATCTGTATACAGTTAATCTGTAATCAATTATTCTGGGTTTGTTTAGATTGCTGATAATGCTTAACAATGATATGGCAATATCAGGCAATTTCATCTTTATTTTCAAGGTTTTGACTCTTCTTCCAGTGTATTTTTcaaagtggaaaaaaaaaactccaaaaaCTTAACTTCAATTTCCTTCTTCTCGCAGAAACTTAGGCTGGTTTCGCTTTGATTTCAGTTGTCTTCTGTATTCCATCTGCTCGAACCGTAAGATCACCATTTTCAGAAAATGACGCTCG includes these proteins:
- the LOC125850566 gene encoding glutaminyl-peptide cyclotransferase-like isoform X2: MPGAKMRKKSNSRRVNSLPQQPSMASSLACSSRFLLHYRKISALVFFILVVCLIVVLNTSLRKEGVFRSDVPSNRLYTVEVVNEFPHDPDAFTQGLLYAENDTLFESTGMNGASSVRKVTLQTGKVKAIQRMPYSDFGEGLTLLGDRLIQVTWRQSTGYIYDRHNLSKFEKFRHDMPDGWGLATDGKILYGSDGSSTLYQIDPQTMKVKKQIVNYQGDEVHRLNELEYVYDEVWANVWMVWTCSPTTSSLERLISYYTSQLYLSNMNLRKVLGRIFSYYE
- the LOC125850566 gene encoding glutaminyl-peptide cyclotransferase-like isoform X1 — its product is MPGAKMRKKSNSRRVNSLPQQPSMASSLACSSRFLLHYRKISALVFFILVVCLIVVLNTSLRKEGVFRSDVPSNRLYTVEVVNEFPHDPDAFTQGLLYAENDTLFESTGMNGASSVRKVTLQTGKVKAIQRMPYSDFGEGLTLLGDRLIQVTWRQSTGYIYDRHNLSKFEKFRHDMPDGWGLATDGKILYGSDGSSTLYQIDPQTMKVVKKQIVNYQGDEVHRLNELEYVYDEVWANVWMVWTCSPTTSSLERLISYYTSQLYLSNMNLRKVLGRIFSYYE